In the Drosophila takahashii strain IR98-3 E-12201 chromosome 3R, DtakHiC1v2, whole genome shotgun sequence genome, one interval contains:
- the LOC108066079 gene encoding uncharacterized protein — protein sequence MFKSKSFDLVNEEKTKKPERLYQPRRMRWLKYIILPAVFSFALLLILVNVDFSDNNEEESLLGWDKSFYVSSQGFENNTLRKNFFSRSFGLRNVTIENCTIIHISDGTFDQNSTRYLMSLQLINVQLENLTESALQGLQNLHSFTLLNENSYFKPFGFLSAVSKTIINARIHPSFSTEIKFAVSDFLGSQTFTQLKLLDMSGTNLGENLGADSFENLPALEQLILKDCGLSQLEWDNLPPRLQLLQYLDLSESRKSYQLELFEITAETTIDDEQNPTIQPKEARGPSFAPSTTNSTTTPTTQGLTVTTALTTATIFTEETVIEELDESSTTPRSNCEEVYCEELVCSRISAESMIGSVDLESSDSCKDGILVEICESDCTTPTYFCGQLGVNFTTACCSQDTMRCVVPTKVSWFEDHSGLVIGLGIGLLFVGTFLGILIAYATMRLKPSLFSGSKRRESNTMGLIPRRFEKDMNDYAVGQISTLDDNEYVTAYHRYLEQANHRQSESNKYIYPPRDRAPSVPPSCNYPLPLPLPARNNYIYESCELYEELP from the exons ATGTTCAAGTCCAAGTCCTTTGATTTGGTCAATGAGGAAAAGACAAAGAAACCGGAACGGCTGTATCAGCCTAGGAGGATGCGATGGCTGAAATATATCATCCTTCCTGCGGTTTTTTCCTTTGCCCTCCTACTGATCCTGGTCAATGTGGATTTCTCCGACAACAATGAGGAA GAGTCGCTTTTAGGATGGGACAAATCGTTCTATGTATCAAGCCAAGGATTTGAAAATAACACGCTGCGAAAGAACTTTTTTTCCAGGAGTTTCGGATTGCGAAATGTTACAATCGAAAACTGTACCATAATCCACATAAGTGATGGAACTTTTGATCAAAATAGCACCCGATACCTAATGAGCTTGCAACTCATAAATGTGCAACTGGAAAATTTAACAGAATCAGCCTTACAAGGCCTTCAAAATCTTCACAGCTTTACTTTACTCAATGAGAACAGCTATTTCAAGCCATTTGGATTCCTTTCAGCTGTATCTAAAACGATAATAAATGCTAGAATACACCCATCATTCTcaacggaaataaaatttGCAGTCAGTGACTTCTTGGGTTCCCAAACTTTTACCCAGTTGAAATTGTTAGACATGAGTGGAACAAACTTAGGAGAGAATCTCGGAGCAGATAGCTTTGAAAATCTGCCCGCTTTGGAGCAACTGATTCTAAAAGACTGTGGTCTAAGCCAACTCGAGTGGGACAATCTACCCCCCAGACTTCAATTGCTGCAATACTTGGACTTGAGTGAAAGTCGGAAGTCCTATCAGCTGGAATTATTTGAGATTACCGCTGAAACAACCATTGACGATGAGCAGAATCCTACTATCCAGCCTAAAGAAGCCAGGGGTCCATCCTTTGCACCTTCGACCACAAACTCAACAACAACTCCTACCACCCAGGGTTTAACAGTAACAACAGCCCTAACTACTGCAACAATATTCACAGAAGAAACGGTAATCGAGGAATTAGATGAATCATCGACAACACCGCGGTCGAATTGCGAGGAGGTATACTGCGAAGAACTCGTTTGCTCTCGTATCTCAGCGGAGTCAATGATAGGATCTGTGGATCTGGAAAGTTCGGACAGTTGTAAGGATGGTATACTGGTAGAAATCTGCGAATCGGATTGCACCACACCCACCTATTTCTGTGGCCAATTGGGCGTGAATTTCACCACCGCCTGCTGTTCTCAGGATACCATGAGATGTGTGGTCCCAACAAAAGTGTCCTGGTTCGAGGATCACAGCGGCCTTGTCATTGGATTGGGAATAGGACTCCTTTTTGTTGGTACTTTCCTCGGAATCCTTATTGCTTACGCAACTATGCGACTGAAGCCGTCCTTGTTCAGTGGAAGTAAGAGGCGGGAGTCGAACACGATGGGCCTGATTCCCCGGAGATTTGAGAAGGACATGAACGACTATGCGGT GGGTCAGATCTCGACTCTCGACGACAACGAATATGTCACTGCGTACCATCGTTACCTAGAACAAGCGAATCACCGCCAATCGGAgtcaaataaatacatatatcctCCGAGGGATAGGGCTCCCTCTGTTCCGCCCTCCTGTAATTACCCTTTACCTTTACCGCTCCCGGCAAGAAATAACTACATATACGAGAGTTGTGAACTGTACGAGGAACTCCCCTAG
- the plh gene encoding mitochondrial inner membrane protein Mpv17 has translation MISYGTLWPCGSLIEQTMIEKKTFRTYDWMKCLRFSFFGFFFMGPTIYVWIRLAGVMWPRTDIKSSFCKAITEQTAYDPMAISSFLFFMTLMEGNSYAEARREVSDKFLDAYKVGVIYWPCVQTVNFAFVPARNQVIFTSFFSMCWTTFLAYVKFLQLHPPVDVDHHAMDIHFLEM, from the exons ATGATATCATATGGCACCCTCTGGCCCTGCGGATCGCTCATCGAACAGACCATGATTGAGAAGAAGACATTCCGAACGTACGACTGGATGAAGTGTCTCAG GTTCAGTTTTTTCGGCTTCTTTTTCATGGGGCCGACCATCTATGTGTGGATCAGATTGGCGGGCGTTATGTGGCCGCGCACTGATATTAAGTCATCGTTCTGCAAGGCGATCACAGAGCAGACCGCATACGATCCGATGGCCATCAGCTCGTTCCTCTTCTTCATGACCTTGATGGAGGGTAACTCGTACGCGGAGGCCAGACGGGAG GTCAGCGATAAATTCCTGGACGCCTACAAGGTGGGCGTTATTTATTGGCCCTGCGTGCAGACGGTGAACTTCGCCTTCGTGCCGGCGCGGAACCAGGTCATATTCACCTCCTTCTTCAGCATGTGCTGGACCACCTTCCTGGCCTACGTCAAGTTCCTCCAGCTGCATCCCCCCGTAGATGTGGATCACCACGCCATGGACATCCACTTCCTGGAGATGTGA